Proteins from one Heterodontus francisci isolate sHetFra1 chromosome 42, sHetFra1.hap1, whole genome shotgun sequence genomic window:
- the LOC137355446 gene encoding peptidyl-prolyl cis-trans isomerase-like isoform X2: MANKNFRVFMDIAAKGNTLGRIVMEIRADVVPKTAENFRALCTGEKGFGYKSSTFHRIIPGFMCQGGDFTAHNGTGGKSIYGTKFEDENFKLKHQGAGTLSMANAGPNTNGSQFFICTGETPWLDKKHVVFGSVVEGYDVVQKMEKLGSSSGKSSCTVSIINCGQL, translated from the exons ATGGCTAACAAAAACTTCAGGGTCTTTATGGACATCGCCGCGAAAGGCAATACCTTGGGCCGCATCGTTATGGAG ATCCGAGCTGATGTGGTCCCAAAGACTGCAG AAAACTTCCGTGCATTGTGCACAGGTGAGAAGGGGTTTGGGTACAAAAGCTCGACATTTCACAGAATCATTCCCGGCTTCATGTGCCAG GGGGGTGACTTCACAGCACACAACGGCACTGGTGGGAAGTCCATCTATGGTACCAAGtttgaggatgagaatttcaaattgAAGCACCAAGGAGCTG GTACCCTGTCTATGGCCAATGCTGGGCCAAAtacaaatggatcccagttttttaTATGTACTGGGGAAACTCCGTG GTTGGATAAAAAACATGTTGTATTTGGTTCGGTGGTAGAGGGCTATGACGTCGTACAGAAGATGGAGAAGCTCGGCAGCTCCTCTGGCAAATCCAGCTGTACTGTTAGCATCATTAATTGCGGACAGCTGTGA
- the LOC137355446 gene encoding peptidyl-prolyl cis-trans isomerase-like isoform X1 translates to MFPCAALYFLHRSRNTSALCRLRLAAFTELRYCSSMAGKRPRVYMDISAAGDPLGRITMEIRADVVPKTAENFRALCTGEKGFGYKSSTFHRIIPGFMCQGGDFTAHNGTGGKSIYGTKFEDENFKLKHQGAGTLSMANAGPNTNGSQFFICTGETPWLDKKHVVFGSVVEGYDVVQKMEKLGSSSGKSSCTVSIINCGQL, encoded by the exons ATGTTTCCCTGTGCAGCCCTTTACTTTCTGCATCGCAGCAGAAACACCAGCGCCCTGTGCAGACTGCGGCTCGCAGCTTTTACGGAGCTGCGATACTGCAGCTCGATGGCTGGGAAGAGGCCTAGGGTTTACATGGACATTTCCGCGGCCGGCGATCCCTTGGGCCGGATCACAATGGAG ATCCGAGCTGATGTGGTCCCAAAGACTGCAG AAAACTTCCGTGCATTGTGCACAGGTGAGAAGGGGTTTGGGTACAAAAGCTCGACATTTCACAGAATCATTCCCGGCTTCATGTGCCAG GGGGGTGACTTCACAGCACACAACGGCACTGGTGGGAAGTCCATCTATGGTACCAAGtttgaggatgagaatttcaaattgAAGCACCAAGGAGCTG GTACCCTGTCTATGGCCAATGCTGGGCCAAAtacaaatggatcccagttttttaTATGTACTGGGGAAACTCCGTG GTTGGATAAAAAACATGTTGTATTTGGTTCGGTGGTAGAGGGCTATGACGTCGTACAGAAGATGGAGAAGCTCGGCAGCTCCTCTGGCAAATCCAGCTGTACTGTTAGCATCATTAATTGCGGACAGCTGTGA